In Salarias fasciatus chromosome 4, fSalaFa1.1, whole genome shotgun sequence, the DNA window TCTGCGAGAAGGCGTCTGCGAGGGGAACCACACGGACTCAGCAAGTCTTCAAACGCGGCGCACCCCACAACAAGAAAGCCCATCGGAAGTATCCACATACCAAACATGCCTCGGTACTGCGTCTGGTGAAGCTCCTCGTTCCTGAACTTCACCccctgcagcttcagccgcGTGTTGACCACCCACATGGGAGTGGTGAGGATCACGTTCACCACACCTGCACAAACAGCACAGGCTCAGCTTCGCCTCGCCGCATATAGAATGAGTCCTTATCGCCCGGGGAGGTTTTTGACCTCTGAACAAGCAAAACAGAACAGTTTTAAATTCTTTCACAGGCGTCAGTAACAAaatttggagaaaaagaaaaaaaaaaggcgatgAAAGTTTAAGCATCTGTTGACCAAATCATTAAAGATATCAGGGCATCCTTAAATCATCCACTGAACACTGTGTCCATTAGATAACCAGGAATGATCAGTTTTCCAGTCTGCGCTGACCTGACACGATCCCCATCAGCAGGTCTTTGCCGGGTCTGGACTTCCCTGGACCAGATACCGTCAACTTCTTCAgtgtgttgaaggtgtagaagTAAACGAagttggagcagcagaggctggagaTGACGGGGAACCAGCCTCTGTACAGAGACAGActgggagacagagaggagagtcATGTCAGTGAGCCGATAACTGCAAAGGTCTGGTGAAACAATGACCACATTCCAATTTCTGATTCACGAAACCAGAAAAGTAGATAATTACTTTATCTTTCAACGCAGCAGGAATATTATGCTCCCAGACTGTACTTACAGGCCTTCCTCCTTCACAATCTCAGCCAGTATGATGTGGGTGGACTTCGACTTCCGTTTCTCGTCCACTGCGAGACACACAGAGGTTAGATGAGGCCGATCGGACACATCGCTTTGTCTGTGCATGTACATTTAATTCAACCCCTTTGATTTCAAAGCAAAGATATATATTATTGTGGGTTGAAATTGAGCTTTTGCATGTGAAGAATGAGCTGCCTGACTTATGGGGGTAGTAAAACAATTTAATACAATGGTCATATTATTGCAATCAACACTGTGTATTGCTATAGTACACAATAGGAGACACTAAACTATAGAAAAGAGGCATCATTTAATGTGGCGTTAGTGAGAGTGAGCTTGTGAACATAAATGTAGGCCAAAGGGAAATTATTGAAATTAATGGGCTCAatagtgaaaaaataaaaacaccccCTACACTGTCCTGCaagatttattttactttatctTTACATGGTTTCAGAGTCTATACCGACCGTACAATAAAAGATAAgccagtgggttttttttctccacgcTGTTTATTCACTCTGTCTTGGCTAAAAAGTCTTTTCTTTTAGCATTAAGACTAATGTACAAGCCATGAAGAACAACACTGCCATGTGCGTGTGGCCTAAATGTGGTCCTCAAGCAGCCACCAGCTCTCAGAGAGGTAACTTTATCAATGATTTGCGATCGAACTGTCTTTACATAACATTCACGTGTGCTGGTCAATCACCAACTGAATGATTAAACACTAATCTAAAATTGCCGCTATCAATTTGTATTATCAAATCAGCATCTACATAGTTTCTCACATCTGAAGTTTCATCCCGTCTGTTACATAAAGTGACCACGGGGGCGGGGCAGTGATTTGGGAAAATCCAGCAAGAAGACATCTGATCAGTGGATGTTACACCTCTTCATCATATTCCCATCTCTTTCTGATCAGACGCTGAACAAGAAGAAAGTGTCTCTGGTGCCGTTTTTCCATTTGACCAGATTACAAAATCATGGTAAATTAGTAAACACTGCTAGAACCTTTTCATTGCTCAAGTAAACAACATACACAACAAAGGTGTGGACTGCCTCAATTCATCCTCTGggagctgctcagcgttctgctcaaggacacttcgacttGAGGACAGGAAAGGGAGAGATTGGGGATAAAAAACGGCAACCTGTTCAACCAACTGAGCCACTGAATGAAGATAATCCTGGTGCATATAAACCCACACAACCTGCTCACATAAACAGTATAATCTGATCTCTCAACTGGAGCAAATTCAATCAgactgtaaaataaacaaatgacgATACCACGAACACAGCGAGTGACCAGGACTAAAGACCTTTAGTCAAAACGCTGACATCAAAAATCATATTCCAAAGCCCTCAGTCTTGCTCGCTCTGAATATTACTCAAACATCATTAACAATAACCCGGGAAACTCTAAACAACTgtttaaaactgtaaacaaactcCTCGCACCACAACCTcttacacaaaaaacaaacaataatgaACAATGTGATGCTTTTTTGGATACATTCATATCCAAGATTGATAACATTCGTTCTGCTCTCCTGCCCTCCAGTTCTCCTAACTCCACACCTCCCACTCCAGCTTCCAAATTTTCCCAGTTTTCCCCTgttacagacagacaggtggagaACGTCATTCGCAAGATGAGGCCCTCCACCTGTCACCTGGATCCACTTCCCACATCCCTGATCAAATCCCATGTTTCTACACTGAGCCCCCTAATCACAACTATCATCAATCACTCCCTGCAACACGGTCACCTGCCACAGTCATTGAAAACTGCAATAATTAAACCACTTCTCAAAAAACCTTCCCTTGACcctgaaaaaacatcaaattaccGGCCCATTTCCAATCTTCCCTTCCTGtcaaaaatcattgaaaaagtagTCTCctcacaaattcacacacacctccagtccTCTTATCTGTATGACAAATTCCAATCCGGTTTCCGTTCagctcacagcactgagacagctCTGGTCAGGGTCACCAATGACTTGCTGGTGGCCTCTGACCAGGGCTCTCCTTCACTCCTGTTACTCCTGGACCTCTCAGCCGCCTTCGACACTGTTgaccactccatcctcctccacagactccAGCATTTCATTGGTCTTTCTGATACAGCGCTCCAGTGGTTCCGGTCCTACCTGACTGGTAGGGCTGAGTATGTGGCCCTTGGGGAAGCCAGGTCGAGGTCCCACGCTGTCACCTGTGGGGTTCCCCAGGGGTCAGTGCTGGGACCCAGCCTGTTTTCCATCTACATGCTCCCTTTGggccacatcatcagcaggcatGGAGTCTCCtaccattgctatgctgatgatactcagctctaTGTCAGGCTGGACcggacctcctccctctctattCAATCACTCAccgcctgcctggaggagactaaagcatggatgaatgacaattttctccagctcaacagctccaaaactgaatttctaTTAATTGGAACTCCACATCAACTCAAGTCCTCCCCTTCCACAGTTCTATCATTTGCCGGTCACACAATCAACCCAACAACTGCCGTTACCAACCTGGGTGTCCGTTTTGACCCCACCCTCTCCTTTGACCTCCATATCCAACACATCTGTAAGACCTCATTTTTTCACCTCCGGAACATCTCCAAACtacgcccctccctctccctccccgctGCTGAGAAGCTGGTCcatgcttttgtctcctccaggctggactactgcaatgcactcctcatcgggatctctggAAGAAGCCTTCAACGGCTTCAGTCGatccagaactgtgctgccaggatcctgatgagggtgccaAAAAGACACCATATCACTCCCATTCTCCAtaaccttcactggctcccggtTAGGTTCAGGCTGGAATACAAAATCTGCCTCCTGACCCATCAGTGTGTCTATGGTAGTGCACCAGTGTACCTTAAAGAACTTCTCTCTCCACATGACCCGACCAGACGCCTCCGCTCCGCCAACATCAATTTGCTGAAGGTCCCCAAAACCAAACTATGTTCCATGGGGGACAgggcttttcaggctgcagcaccccgACTGTGGAATGCCCTACCTATCCACCTGAGGGCACCACAGTCGGTGGACTCATTTAAATCTTGCCTgaaaacgtttttgtttttgaaagcttttgaatgattttactgttttctgttgcattttatgagtgtaagtatgagtgtttttaatgatttagcctgtatttgttacttttaatcgtcactgttgttttaaattccattgtagcactttgagatttgttttacaaatgtaaagtgcatgacaaataaaattcattattattattattattattacctttTTCTGAGAAGCAAAGTTGAAAGGTGATTGATCAGTTTATTACAAAACACATCCTCCTCCTTTGGGGAGTAAACACTCTATTGATTAGGTCAGTGGGCTTCAATgaaataagtgcaaaccaagTCTATAGTGCAATTTAGGCTTGTACAAATTTACACAACGAAATGATGTGTTGACTGACTTAAACAGTCAGCAAGaggaattatttaaaaatactGCCTGAACTGTTTGAATATTTACCCGACAACCAGGTTTACATAATGGATCCAACATGGACAACAACTACAAATGGAAAAGACAAGAAGGTCCATCAACCCATCATCTGTACCGCTTTATCTCGTGCAGGGGTCACTGGAGCCATCAGGACAAACGCAAAGAGATACACAACCACACATACAcgcagggagaacgtgcaaacccCACAAAGAAAGCTTGTGATGTGGTGCAACTCAAACTCCTTTCCACTGACACCGATAACAGAGGACTCACCCTGCAGCCTGCTCTTAGCCGTGTCCAGCGGGAAGAAGACGGTCATAGCTGTCACGCTCCCCTGAAAGAAAACACTCCGGTCATTAATATCCAGGCGTGTATGATCATCCTCATAcctccacacacaaaaaaaagcgtGTCTTCGCTCACCATCGCGCCCGCCACGGCGTGAACCAGCGTCTCGTAAGACAGGACGCCGGCAGGCGCGCCTCCGTTCGCGGACATGTCTGCAGGGTTTTACCGGCAGGAGCGAGTCGAAGcaccggggaggaggaggaggaggaggaggaggaggacgggaggtgGTCGGTCCGGCTTTTCAAGCTGTGACAGCGGTTGTGCAACAGGCCAAATATCCAGGACAACTCTCAAAGTACAGAGAAAGCATAAAGTCGtccaggaagagagagagagagagaaaaaataaaaaagtaaagtaaagtttCCTCCCAGTGTTCATTGATTGGTTAAGGTTGACAGCACTTCCGGCTTCCACTCTACTTCGCTCTAAATAAACCATGAAGATTGAggtgctgccacctgctggactgGAGGGGAAGAGCGTGACTGAATGAGCGACTGAAGGGTTTATTTCTAGTCATAGGTCATAgttcaacacagaaaatacaaacatcaaCGAGTACTGTCCACTTTAAATGACCAAGAAAGAGAGAACACTGGAACCAGTGTCTTATTTATGCCTAGTGTATAAATCCTATGGAGTAATCTAGAACTGGGGTGTGAAACACATTTAGTTCcggggccacatacagcctgTTCAACACATTAGTAAATATGTTGGTTTACCTCATTTAAACCCAGCATGCAATCGATTCCAGGACTGtaaattattaatttttttttttaatcatgattattTTGTAGTATCATTACATTCACTTTTCTTTTACCAACTTGGCACCTGTGCTTTCAatcatattttcaaatattCAGATATTATTTTTTGCACTGTTGCTTCATGTCTCGTGCTTGATACACATTTTGTT includes these proteins:
- the slc25a17l gene encoding peroxisomal membrane protein PMP34; translation: MSANGGAPAGVLSYETLVHAVAGAMGSVTAMTVFFPLDTAKSRLQVDEKRKSKSTHIILAEIVKEEGLLSLYRGWFPVISSLCCSNFVYFYTFNTLKKLTVSGPGKSRPGKDLLMGIVSGVVNVILTTPMWVVNTRLKLQGVKFRNEELHQTQYRGMFDAFSQIIANEGVGTLWSSTLPSLILVLNPAVQFMFYEGMKRRAGKGGRKISSAEIFVIGAIAKAVATTATYPLQTVQAILRFGQYRGEENSGVLGGLSNIFFLLMDRIKRNGFLGLYKGLEAKLLQTVLTAALMFVVYEKITAVTFKAMGLNKKLKR